One bacterium DNA segment encodes these proteins:
- a CDS encoding enoyl-CoA hydratase/isomerase family protein — MENLFGITLKIENEIAHLIFDYPAEKFNKLSTPVMQSLDRVADWLQQNAPTIKACVISSAKDGIFIVGADIDEIKNITDAKVGEAAASAGQAIFTKIERLPFPVVCLINGACMGGGTELALACHYRLATDHPKTRIGLPEVMLGIVPGFGGTQRMPRLIGLQRSLQLILTGKALDAGRAYKNALVDKVVPASFPEKYAEEFVNEIISGKKQKYIERRKVKGLVNRLLEGPGKGLIYSQARKSVLKQTKGHYPAPLCALQAVKEGFSKSLSEGLKIEARYLGEMIVTPISKNLIRIYYLTELIKKSNGVSKNSIKAKDFQYTGVLGAGVMGGGIAQLFAANDVDVRLKDINHQAIGLGLSSARKVFDKQLKRKRITKMELDRKMSFISGSLNYEGFKRTELVVEAIVENMDIKKKVIAELDAHVNTDTIIASNTSSLSITEMATACKRPENFIGMHFFNPVHRMPLVEIIRGRHTSDETVAAIYQFSKKIGKTPIVVKDGPGFLVNRLLMPYLNEAGFLLEEGVSIETLDKTMTDFGMPMGPCLLLDEVGIDVAYKVGHIFQEAFGNRVQGSHAVEKLYNDKRLGKKGGLGFYKHNNGKPIIDPTVYSLIQPKPTTGISSENMIQRMTYAMINEAAMCLTEGIVEKPEDVDIGMIFGTGFPPFFGGLLRYADTEGLDKIVSALDRLSQTFGERFKPCDYLRQMQQLGKKFYTH, encoded by the coding sequence ATGGAAAACTTATTTGGAATTACTCTGAAAATCGAAAATGAGATTGCCCATCTCATTTTTGATTATCCTGCTGAAAAGTTTAATAAACTGTCCACACCGGTCATGCAATCACTGGACCGCGTGGCCGATTGGTTGCAGCAAAATGCTCCTACGATCAAAGCTTGCGTTATCTCCAGCGCCAAGGATGGTATATTTATCGTCGGAGCGGATATTGATGAAATCAAAAACATCACGGATGCAAAAGTCGGCGAAGCGGCCGCTTCCGCCGGACAAGCAATCTTTACTAAAATCGAACGATTGCCATTTCCCGTTGTTTGCCTGATCAACGGCGCATGTATGGGAGGCGGGACCGAGCTCGCTTTAGCGTGTCATTACAGACTTGCGACCGATCATCCGAAAACACGTATCGGTTTACCGGAAGTGATGCTCGGCATCGTTCCGGGTTTTGGAGGCACACAACGAATGCCTCGACTGATCGGATTGCAACGGTCATTACAATTAATCCTGACAGGAAAAGCGCTTGACGCCGGCCGCGCTTATAAAAACGCTTTAGTAGACAAAGTCGTGCCGGCGTCGTTTCCAGAAAAATACGCCGAAGAATTTGTGAACGAAATCATATCCGGCAAAAAACAAAAATACATTGAACGGCGAAAAGTCAAAGGGCTTGTCAACCGTTTACTTGAAGGTCCCGGCAAAGGTTTGATCTATAGCCAAGCGCGGAAAAGTGTGTTGAAACAAACCAAGGGCCATTACCCCGCCCCGCTTTGCGCATTGCAGGCCGTTAAAGAAGGTTTTTCAAAATCGCTATCCGAGGGATTGAAAATCGAAGCCCGGTATCTCGGTGAAATGATCGTAACACCCATTTCAAAAAACCTGATCCGGATCTATTATCTGACCGAGCTCATAAAAAAAAGCAATGGCGTTTCAAAAAACAGCATCAAAGCGAAAGATTTTCAATATACCGGCGTTCTCGGTGCGGGCGTTATGGGTGGAGGTATTGCACAACTTTTTGCGGCTAATGACGTCGATGTCCGTCTCAAAGATATTAACCATCAGGCGATCGGCCTTGGATTGTCATCGGCCCGAAAGGTGTTTGACAAGCAATTGAAACGAAAACGAATCACGAAAATGGAATTAGACCGTAAGATGTCGTTCATTTCGGGTTCGTTAAATTATGAAGGATTTAAACGCACTGAACTTGTGGTCGAAGCGATCGTTGAAAATATGGATATCAAGAAAAAAGTCATCGCCGAACTCGACGCGCATGTCAATACAGACACGATCATTGCTTCCAATACATCGTCTCTCTCGATCACTGAAATGGCTACGGCCTGTAAACGTCCTGAAAATTTTATCGGTATGCATTTTTTTAATCCGGTTCATCGAATGCCTCTTGTTGAAATTATCCGGGGCCGACATACTTCTGATGAAACCGTTGCCGCCATTTATCAATTTTCAAAAAAAATCGGCAAAACGCCGATCGTCGTTAAAGACGGTCCTGGATTTTTGGTCAATCGCCTCCTCATGCCTTATCTTAACGAAGCGGGGTTTCTGCTTGAAGAAGGCGTGAGCATCGAAACTCTTGATAAAACCATGACCGATTTCGGTATGCCGATGGGACCGTGCTTATTGCTCGATGAAGTCGGAATCGACGTCGCTTATAAAGTTGGCCATATTTTTCAGGAAGCCTTCGGTAATCGTGTTCAGGGCTCGCACGCAGTCGAGAAATTATACAACGACAAACGGCTCGGCAAAAAGGGTGGTTTGGGCTTTTATAAACATAATAACGGAAAACCAATCATTGATCCGACAGTTTATTCCTTAATCCAGCCCAAACCTACAACTGGAATTTCGTCTGAAAACATGATTCAACGAATGACGTACGCAATGATCAATGAAGCAGCGATGTGTCTTACAGAAGGCATTGTCGAAAAACCGGAAGACGTCGATATTGGAATGATTTTCGGAACAGGATTTCCTCCATTCTTCGGCGGTTTATTACGATATGCAGACACGGAAGGCTTGGATAAAATAGTCAGCGCGTTGGATCGGTTATCACAGACGTTCGGAGAGCGTTTCAAACCCTGTGATTACCTCCGACAGATGCAACAATTAGGAAAAAAATTTTATACCCATTAA